The Sorangiineae bacterium MSr11367 genome window below encodes:
- a CDS encoding sigma 54-interacting transcriptional regulator: MSSFDETLSKRPGELNAYWLKPVAAYLVLALQCDRPLESASRYRLEELDEVLIGRGAALSTSREAVEGRRVLAVRVPDGRISREHARLVRAGDRWVLEDSNSKNGVIVNGSVTQRAWLSDGDLFEIGHTFFLYREEAFTGDEESAQSRPQPDDVPSVPVPAMLPEGLQTLLPSFERELAKLAKVARTPVPVLLEGETGTGKELIARGYHYLSGRAGPLIAVNCGALPKTLLEAELFGHKRGAFSGASEDRSGHVRSAHGGTLLLDEIAELPFPSQAAFLRVLQEREVVPVGTTRPVSVDFRLVSATHGDLAALASQGVFREDLYARLAGFKLRVPPLRSRREDLGLVIPAILRRALLDGTEPRHVRLSPDVVRAFFAYKWPHNIRELERCLTTAAALAHDRIDPEHLPQAIRSELVISTELDEAESVPMLDRPPKDEKHEELVALLREHRGNISRVAEALATSRAQVHRLMDRYGIEPEKFRQ, translated from the coding sequence CGAGACTCTGTCCAAGCGCCCGGGGGAGCTGAATGCCTATTGGCTGAAACCCGTCGCCGCTTACCTCGTTCTCGCGCTGCAATGTGACCGGCCGTTGGAGAGCGCCTCGCGGTACCGGCTCGAAGAGCTGGACGAAGTGCTCATCGGTCGAGGCGCAGCGCTCTCGACCTCGCGCGAAGCCGTCGAAGGGCGACGGGTTCTTGCCGTGCGCGTTCCCGACGGACGCATCTCCCGCGAGCACGCGCGCCTCGTCCGCGCGGGCGATCGCTGGGTGCTGGAAGATTCGAACTCGAAGAACGGCGTCATCGTGAACGGCTCCGTCACGCAGCGCGCGTGGCTCAGCGACGGTGACCTCTTCGAAATCGGCCACACCTTCTTTTTGTACCGCGAGGAAGCGTTTACCGGCGACGAGGAGAGCGCCCAGTCACGCCCGCAACCCGACGACGTGCCGAGCGTACCCGTACCGGCGATGCTGCCGGAGGGCCTGCAGACGCTGCTTCCGTCGTTCGAGCGCGAGCTGGCCAAGCTCGCCAAAGTCGCGCGCACCCCGGTGCCCGTGTTGCTCGAGGGCGAGACCGGCACGGGCAAGGAACTCATTGCGCGCGGCTACCACTATTTGTCCGGGCGCGCGGGGCCGCTCATCGCGGTCAACTGCGGCGCGTTGCCGAAGACGCTGCTCGAGGCGGAGTTGTTCGGCCACAAGCGCGGTGCCTTCTCCGGCGCGAGCGAAGACCGCTCCGGGCACGTGCGGAGCGCCCACGGCGGCACGCTTCTCCTCGACGAGATTGCCGAGCTGCCCTTCCCTTCGCAGGCCGCGTTCCTGCGCGTCCTTCAAGAGCGCGAGGTCGTGCCGGTGGGAACCACCCGCCCGGTGTCCGTGGACTTTCGCCTGGTTTCGGCAACCCACGGCGACCTGGCCGCCTTGGCGAGCCAGGGCGTCTTTCGCGAAGACTTGTATGCGCGCCTCGCGGGCTTCAAGCTGCGCGTACCGCCGCTGCGTTCGCGCCGCGAAGACCTCGGGCTGGTCATTCCGGCCATCCTGCGGCGCGCGCTGCTCGACGGCACGGAGCCGCGTCACGTGCGCCTCTCGCCGGATGTGGTGCGCGCCTTCTTTGCCTACAAGTGGCCGCACAACATCCGCGAGCTCGAGCGATGCCTCACCACGGCCGCCGCCCTCGCGCACGACCGCATCGATCCCGAGCATCTGCCGCAAGCCATTCGCTCGGAGCTCGTGATTTCCACGGAGCTCGACGAGGCCGAGTCGGTCCCCATGCTCGATCGCCCGCCGAAGGACGAGAAGCACGAGGAGCTCGTGGCACTGCTGCGCGAGCACCGCGGCAACATCAGCCGCGTGGCGGAAGCCCTGGCGACGTCGCGTGCGCAGGTGCATCGCTTGATGGACCGCTACGGGATCGAGCCGGAGAAGTTCCGGCAGTAG